The Caenorhabditis elegans chromosome I genome includes the window GCCGCTGCAGCATAATGGACAGGTTCTCGGCTTGATTGTTTTGCCAAAGCGAAGCACATCAGTGTAGCTGTTTCAGCGAATCGAAGAGTCATATCCGGATGTCGAGGTCGCATTTCGTTGCATCGCCGCCGTACCGATGGCATATAATGATGAGGTTGCTTTTCGAAAAGACGATCGTAGATATCATTGAACTCCCAAGtctcctgaaattaaaaattaaagttagtTGTTCAGATGGTGCGGAGATTCAGAGAAGTGTGGCTCTCTTTCTTTCGGAAATTTAGATAGAAATATAgatatttccaatttctgaaCATAATGTTACTTTTAATGCTCGGAaagaaattcctgaaaaatagcTATGGGAGAaatgaattttataaattttccgCCCTACTCTGCTGAGAATGATCAATTCTCACCTCGTAATACTCATAAATCAAAGCTTCTGAGATCCGAATCCAGACGAGAACATTGGTGTTGAAGTATGGAATACATGGCCGTAATCGTTCGAACATCTCTCGATAACGTCCATCGTGATGTGCTTCAAGACCTCGGCTATACAGCAACAGAATGTCGCGTACGGCGAGGTCCGCTGGGCCATGCTGAGTGTATAATTCCTGGCGGCATTATTAGGGTCCATTCAAATAGGGGAAACGGGacgttttttattgttttaaaaattttggctggGGAGAACAAACTAGcattaaaaagtatttatatTCTTACCTCGGTAACCATCTTCCGCATTGCAGATTGCTGCTCTTCTGAAAGACAAATTGCGCGACGTTTGAAACTTCTTTTCATATGGGATATCCATTGGGATGCCATTTTTGACGAAACCGTTGTGGCCGTACTTGAAAGACCAGTTGACATACCACTAACTTCACACCCTTGATTCATTCGaatattttccattatttcGCTGAGATCTGGATCTTCCGACACACGATCTTCTATTAGCTTGAAGCACTCGGCAGCTCTTTGGAactgaaaatcatgaaaatttggaaattttgtgggttaaaatgttaaatgtggagaaaaactatttaaatgtGTATTTTCCGCTGAATTAACAGCAGAAATTCCCGGGTAGATCAAATAATGTGCAAAACGTACACTGCCTTCCGCTCCGTTTTCCGCTTCGATTTCTCCAACTATTAAATCAAAATCAGACATATTTTCAGGCATTATCGGAGATGACATTCTCCTTTCCCTTCGTTCTTCTTTTGGTTCCGTCATGGCAGAGCTTCCTTTTATACTTTTTCTCAGAAGCTCTGCAAGCTCATGCAGTCGTTTTTCCAGGATTAACGGGAGAGATGGAGCGAATAgctgaaattataaatatttctgacaaaaatgaatgtttaAATACGTATTTATCAAATAAAC containing:
- the Y106G6H.6 gene encoding TPR_REGION domain-containing protein (Confirmed by transcript evidence); its protein translation is MTEPKEERRERRMSSPIMPENMSDFDLIVGEIEAENGAEGSFQRAAECFKLIEDRVSEDPDLSEIMENIRMNQGCEVSGMSTGLSSTATTVSSKMASQWISHMKRSFKRRAICLSEEQQSAMRKMVTEELYTQHGPADLAVRDILLLYSRGLEAHHDGRYREMFERLRPCIPYFNTNVLVWIRISEALIYEYYEETWEFNDIYDRLFEKQPHHYMPSVRRRCNEMRPRHPDMTLRFAETATLMCFALAKQSSREPVHYAAAALHGFMLLKLRKYSEAIEAVNFAVERYDRAGEWQDDLAILLTYKAEGMIGIGRYNRAIEYALRVMNAAKCARARQRATMLVVMAYMRKRNYLKAHEYVIKLLKEGKLDEVMLENVALLGLNLAHLMGNMKLFKRFESMLQRIVY
- the Y106G6H.6 gene encoding TPR_REGION domain-containing protein (Confirmed by transcript evidence) gives rise to the protein MTEPKEERRERRMSSPIMPENMSDFDLIVGEIEAENGAEGSFQRAAECFKLIEDRVSEDPDLSEIMENIRMNQGCEVSEEQQSAMRKMVTEELYTQHGPADLAVRDILLLYSRGLEAHHDGRYREMFERLRPCIPYFNTNVLVWIRISEALIYEYYEETWEFNDIYDRLFEKQPHHYMPSVRRRCNEMRPRHPDMTLRFAETATLMCFALAKQSSREPVHYAAAALHGFMLLKLRKYSEAIEAVNFAVERYDRAGEWQDDLAILLTYKAEGMIGIGRYNRAIEYALRVMNAAKCARARQRATMLVVMAYMRKRNYLKAHEYVIKLLKEGKLDEVMLENVALLGLNLAHLMGNMKLFKRFESMLQRIVY
- the Y106G6H.6 gene encoding TPR_REGION domain-containing protein (Confirmed by transcript evidence) — protein: MTEPKEERRERRMSSPIMPENMSDFDLIVGEIEAENGAEGSFQRAAECFKLIEDRVSEDPDLSEIMENIRMNQGCEVSEEQQSAMRKMVTEETWEFNDIYDRLFEKQPHHYMPSVRRRCNEMRPRHPDMTLRFAETATLMCFALAKQSSREPVHYAAAALHGFMLLKLRKYSEAIEAVNFAVERYDRAGEWQDDLAILLTYKAEGMIGIGRYNRAIEYALRVMNAAKCARARQRATMLVVMAYMRKRNYLKAHEYVIKLLKEGKLDEVMLENVALLGLNLAHLMGNMKLFKRFESMLQRIVY
- the Y106G6H.6 gene encoding TPR_REGION domain-containing protein (Confirmed by transcript evidence); protein product: MTEPKEERRERRMSSPIMPENMSDFDLIVGEIEAENGAEGSFQRAAECFKLIEDRVSEDPDLSEIMENIRMNQGCEVSGMSTGLSSTATTVSSKMASQWISHMKRSFKRRAICLSEEQQSAMRKMVTEETWEFNDIYDRLFEKQPHHYMPSVRRRCNEMRPRHPDMTLRFAETATLMCFALAKQSSREPVHYAAAALHGFMLLKLRKYSEAIEAVNFAVERYDRAGEWQDDLAILLTYKAEGMIGIGRYNRAIEYALRVMNAAKCARARQRATMLVVMAYMRKRNYLKAHEYVIKLLKEGKLDEVMLENVALLGLNLAHLMGNMKLFKRFESMLQRIVY
- the Y106G6H.6 gene encoding TPR_REGION domain-containing protein (Partially confirmed by transcript evidence), giving the protein MENIRMNQGCEVSEEQQSAMRKMVTEELYTQHGPADLAVRDILLLYSRGLEAHHDGRYREMFERLRPCIPYFNTNVLVWIRISEALIYEYYEETWEFNDIYDRLFEKQPHHYMPSVRRRCNEMRPRHPDMTLRFAETATLMCFALAKQSSREPVHYAAAALHGFMLLKLRKYSEAIEAVNFAVERYDRAGEWQDDLAILLTYKAEGMIGIGRYNRAIEYALRVMNAAKCARARQRATMLVVMAYMRKRNYLKAHEYVIKLLKEGKLDEVMLENVALLGLNLAHLMGNMKLFKRFESMLQRIVY
- the Y106G6H.6 gene encoding TPR_REGION domain-containing protein (Confirmed by transcript evidence); the encoded protein is MENIRMNQGCEVSGMSTGLSSTATTVSSKMASQWISHMKRSFKRRAICLSEEQQSAMRKMVTEELYTQHGPADLAVRDILLLYSRGLEAHHDGRYREMFERLRPCIPYFNTNVLVWIRISEALIYEYYEETWEFNDIYDRLFEKQPHHYMPSVRRRCNEMRPRHPDMTLRFAETATLMCFALAKQSSREPVHYAAAALHGFMLLKLRKYSEAIEAVNFAVERYDRAGEWQDDLAILLTYKAEGMIGIGRYNRAIEYALRVMNAAKCARARQRATMLVVMAYMRKRNYLKAHEYVIKLLKEGKLDEVMLENVALLGLNLAHLMGNMKLFKRFESMLQRIVY